In a genomic window of Melospiza melodia melodia isolate bMelMel2 unplaced genomic scaffold, bMelMel2.pri scaffold_46, whole genome shotgun sequence:
- the LOC134434707 gene encoding olfactory receptor 14J1-like, with translation LHYGTLLGTRACAHMAAAAWASAFLTALMHTANTFSLPLCHGNALGQFFCEIPQILKLSCSKSHLRELRLLAVSVCLALGCFVFIVFSYVQIFRAVLRIPSEQGRHKAFSTCLPHLAVVSLFLSIGIFSDLKPPSMSSPSLDLALSVLYSVTVSMRGCVLGDFK, from the exons ctgcactacgggaccctcctgggcaccagagcttgtgcccacatggcagcagctgcctgggccagtgcctttctcactgctctcatgcacacagccaatacattttccctgcctctatgccatggcaatgccctgggccagttcttctgtgaaatcccacagatcctcaagctttcctgctccaaatcccacctcagggaacttaggcttcttgcagttagtgtctgtttagcacttggttgttttgtgttcattgttttctcctatgtgcagatcttcagggctgtgctgaggatcccctctgagcagggacggcacaaagccttttccacctgcctccctcacctggccgtggtatccctgttcctcagcattggcatattttctgacctgaagcctccctccatgtcctccccatccctggatctggccctgtcagttctgtactcggtg actgtgtcaatgaggggctgtgttcTTGGTGACTTTAAATGA